A genomic window from Elaeis guineensis isolate ETL-2024a chromosome 3, EG11, whole genome shotgun sequence includes:
- the LOC105041684 gene encoding uncharacterized oxidoreductase At4g09670, which produces MADRANPIRFGILGCAAIARKVSRAIALALNAAVVAVGSRSLDKAQSFIADNGLPPATRAHGSYEAVLDDPDVDAVYVPLPTSLHVRWAVAAAEHGKHVLLEKPTALCAADLDRILEACGSHGVQFMDSTMWMHHPRTARMRDLLSDPNRFGQLKAIHSIFTFRGDPDFLQNDIRVKPDLDALGALGDLGWYCIRSVLWSADYELPKTAIAHHGCVKNQAGVILSCGATLVWDDAKVATFHCSFLSNQTMELCVMGTRGTLHLSDFVIPFEETPANFRLATDSKFKELHIGWQPLPSEHVISTDLPQEALMIQELSRLAGSIRDSGSKPDEKWPIITRKTQLVLDAVKESIEKGFEPVNITG; this is translated from the exons ATGGCCGACAGAGCGAATCCTATCCGGTTCGGCATCCTGGGGTGCGCCGCGATAGCCCGCAAGGTCTCCCGGGCCATCGCCCTCGCCCTCAACGCCGCCGTCGTCGCCGTCGGCAGCCGCTCCCTAGACAAGGCCCAGAGCTTCATCGCCGACAACGGCCTCCCACCGGCCACCCGCGCCCACGGCTCTTACGAGGCCGTGCTCGATGACCCGGACGTCGACGCCGTCTACGTGCCGCTTCCCACCAGCCTACACGTCCGCTGGGCAGTGGCCGCGGCGGAGCACGGGAAGCACGTGCTCCTCGAGAAGCCCACGGCGCTGTGCGCCGCGGATCTGGACCGGATCCTGGAGGCCTGCGGGTCCCACGGGGTGCAGTTCATGGACTCCACCATGTGGATGCACCATCCTCGGACGGCCCGGATGAGGGATCTCTTGTCGGATCCCAACCGGTTTGGCCAGCTAAAAGCG ATTCACAGCATCTTCACCTTTCGTGGAGACCCTGATTTCCTCCAGAATGACATCCGTGTGAAGCCTGATCTTGATGCCCTTGGGGCTCTTGGTGATCTTGGGTGGTACTGCATCCGCTCGGTCCTATGGTCTGCGGACTACGAACTGCCCAAAACTGCAATTGCGCACCATGGCTGTGTCAAGAACCAAGCTGGTGTAATTTTGTCATGTGGGGCTACTCTTGTATGGGATGATGCCAAAGTCGCAACCTTCCACTGCTCTTTCCTTTCTAATCAGACGATGGAACTGTGCGTCATGGGAACGAGAGGAACCCTTCATTTAAGTGACTTTGTGATTCCTTTCGAGGAAACCCCTGCTAACTTCAGGCTTGCTACAGATTCAAAGTTTAAGGAGCTCCATATTGGATGGCAACCACTGCCCAGTGAGCATGTCATCTCAACTGACCTTCCACAGGAAGCCCTCATGATCCAGGAGTTGTCGAGGTTGGCAGGAAGCATAAGAGATTCTGGCAGTAAGCCAGATGAAAAATGGCCTATCATCACTAGAAAGACCCAACTGGTACTTGATGCAGTAAAAGAGTCGATTGAGAAGGGATTTGAACCTGTTAACATTACTGGTTAG